The Candida albicans SC5314 chromosome 5, complete sequence genome includes a region encoding these proteins:
- the PEX4 gene encoding E2 ubiquitin-protein ligase peroxin 4 (Putative peroxisomal ubiquitin conjugating enzyme; regulated by Sef1, Sfu1, and Hap43; rat catheter biofilm induced; Spider biofilm induced), which produces MAEKRLFKEYNQYQKHLPQLNNDQIVSLSPLSPDKNILLWEATIAKPTRKDSPYYYGGQWKLSINVPTSYPIDPPTIKFVTPIVHPNINLGSGEICLDILKKESWSPAWNLEHLVVAILMLLDQPEPDSPLNIDAANLYRQDKVAYESIVQFNIWKHNNFYSAFVRDTSGVRSL; this is translated from the coding sequence ATGGCTGAAAAGAGATTATTCAAAGAGTACAACCAGTACCAAAAACACTTACCACAACTCAACAATGACCAAATAGTATCGCTAAGCCCACTTTCACCCGACaagaatattttattatggGAAGCCACCATTGCCAAGCCCACCAGAAAGGATTCTCCATATTACTATGGCGGACAATGGAAGTTGAGTATAAACGTGCCCACGTCGTATCCTATTGATCCGCCCACAATCAAGTTTGTCACCCCTATAGTGCAtccaaatataaatttagGTTCTGGTGAAATATGTTTAGACATTTTAAAGAAAGAGAGTTGGTCGCCAGCATGGAACCTTGAACATCTTGTGGTTGCTATTTTGATGTTGTTAGACCAACCCGAGCCAGACTCGCCGTTGAACATCGATGCAGCAAACTTGTATAGACAAGATAAAGTTGCTTACGAAAGTATAGTTCAGTTTAATATCTGGAAACACAATAATTTCTACAGTGCGTTTGTGCGAGACACAAGTGGGGTTAGAAGTTTATAG
- a CDS encoding uncharacterized protein (Protein with a predicted pleckstrin homology domain; induced by alpha pheromone in SpiderM medium) produces MSSPPPFHFEKQSVLPSSDPKSPFFCNLPFYESKPIDHLIDFFKYWKYFIKAILYYFKEIALVKELEANLNYQLINAVQFPGFKDLPNKILQEISASNNAGVVSPKNGTPTNELKKTLSNTSIATTTSEKRPGLFKQKSNGGNNPFLKSNPLHKRNSSLTSIKSQSGPPTPPPTQPSGFVLPPAPKAEPTNDVKIPASFFPDDSIYTNFPSLLLSSHHTLFNNSFKLTKELNSKLIPRLEMLLKQLSHKIKEIKTSLKNDSFANKDLLKEISKTGQALRRYTSAVELYCGEVPVTKKYVDDEEELAALDDPLLVKLQVDYRLKNQLIMENYMFASYLNLQGIARDLFTYILKELHWVIDKFGKLHFNSEYHQFLKTKVSNSSTHDWQYFISHNPCFINTAESTEENPKRENRTFKAIQLPYDNSVQNKCIRFGMMYKKSKVMKSYTRCYYVLSCNYLHEFKFDEDVNVTGKKSKDKIGGFIGHDTEPIKSYNLNEYTITPKNDSSYKFVLSKNNTKSKRTFKCATESDYNNWFRDLSELLKFGSDHYARYSFIQKKVHLYRASTVPEGKAGLKLDLGNASTPALTGMFTPSIRTPKQSPSEDNPFENMLSDIPTHSPTGTPKVLTPEQSSTNLVAVDTQHHEYLKLQNAFLHQQQELLDMKMKETSSFDLIQKKLDKIHEHQSPYLSTKGSSDSLNSFVIPSQAVPAAQQVIDDHLKHHSDKPIVFNLGEAADANAEGSTPPIPTVLISENH; encoded by the coding sequence ATGTCGAGTCCACCACCTTTCCATTTCGAAAAACAGTCGGTCTTACCGTCTAGTGACCCCAAATCCCCCTTCTTCTGTAACCTCCCCTTCTACGAATCCAAACCCATCGACCATcttattgatttcttcaagTACTGGAAGTACTTTATCAAAGCAATCTTATACTACTTTAAGGAGATCGCTCTTGTCAAGGAATTGGAAGCAAACCTAAACTACCAACTCATCAATGCCGTCCAGTTCCCTGGATTTAAAGATTTGCCAAACAAGATCTTACAAGAAATAAGTGCCAGCAACAACGCCGGTGTGGTATCCCCTAAAAACGGCACGCCAACCAacgaattgaaaaaaactTTATCAAACACCAGTATTGCCACGACAACCTCCGAAAAACGTCCTGGATTGTTCAAACAAAAATCCAATGGCGGTAACAACCCATTTTTAAAGTCTAACCCATTGCATAAACGTAACAGCTCATTAACATCTATCAAGCTGCAAAGCGGACCACCAACACCGCCACCAACACAACCATCGGGATTCGTATTGCCGCCAGCCCCCAAAGCTGAACCGACCAACGACGTCAAAATCCCAGCATCATTCTTCCCGGACGACTCAATCTATACAAACTTCCCGTCATTGCTTCTCAGTTCCCACCACACATTGTTCAACAACAGTTTTAAGCTCACCAAAGAACTAAACTCAAAGCTCATTCCCAGACTAGAAATGTTATTGAAGCAGTTGTCACATAAGATCAAGGAAATCAAAACTTCATTAAAGAACGACTCATTCGCTAATAAGGATTTGTTAAAGGAGATTTCCAAAACCGGACAGGCATTGCGGAGGTACACCTCTGCCGTTGAACTTTACTGTGGAGAAGTCCCAGTCACCAAAAAGTATGTTGACGACGAAGAAGAACTCGCTGCTTTGGACGACCCGCTCTTGGTAAAGTTGCAGGTCGACTATAGGTTGAAAAACCAGTTGATTATGGAAAACTACATGTTTGCATCGTACCTAAACTTGCAAGGTATTGCCCGCGACTTGTTCACCTACATCCTAAAAGAATTGCACTGGGTCATTGACAAGTTTGGAAAACTCCACTTCAACTCCGAGTACCACCAGTTCCTAAAAACCAAAGTCAGCAACTCGTCAACCCACGATTGGCAATACTTCATTTCGCACAACCCGTGCTTTATCAACACCGCCGAGTCTACCGAAGAAAACccaaaaagagaaaacCGGACATTCAAGGCAATACAATTGCCCTACGACAACTCCGTCCAAAACAAGTGTATACGTTTTGGGATGATGTACAAGAAATCCAAAGTCATGAAAAGCTACACCCGTTGCTACTACGTCTTGTCATGTAACTACCTCCACGAGTTCAAGTTCGACGAGGATGTCAACGTCACTGgcaaaaaatcaaaagataAGATTGGCGGATTCATCGGCCACGACACCGaaccaatcaaatcataCAACTTGAACGAGTACACAATCACCCCCAAGAACGACTCGTCATACAAATTCGTATTATCAAAAAACAACACCAAGTCCAAGAGAACGTTCAAGTGTGCTACGGAATCTGACTACAACAACTGGTTCAGGGATTTGTCGGAGTTGTTAAAGTTTGGCAGCGACCATTACGCAAGGTACTCGTTCATCCAAAAGAAAGTACACCTCTACAGAGCTTCAACTGTGCCAGAAGGCAAGGCCGGTCTCAAATTGGATTTAGGAAACGCCCTGACACCAGCATTGACGGGTATGTTCACCCCAAGTATCAGAACCCCCAAGCAGTCGCCATCTGAAGATAACccatttgaaaatatgtTGTCGGATATCCCTACTCACTCACCAACAGGCACACCAAAGGTCTTGACTCCAGAACAGTCTTCTACCAACcttgttgctgttgataCCCAACACCACGAGTACCTCAAATTGCAAAATGCATTCTTGCACCAACAGCAAGAGTTATTGGACATGAAGATGAAGGAAACAAGCTCGTTTGACTTGATCCAGAAAAAGTTGGATAAAATCCACGAACACCAAAGCCCATACTTGTCAACAAAAGGGTCATCGGATTCATTAAACTCGTTTGTCATCCCACTGCAAGCTGTGCCTGCTGCTCAACAAGTCATCGACGATCATTTAAAGCACCATTCCGACAAGCCAATAGTATTTAACCTTGGCGAAGCGGCAGATGCCAACGCCGAAGGCAGCACCCCTCCTATTCCTACTGTTTTGATTAGTGAAAACCATTga
- the MUM2 gene encoding Mum2p (Protein similar to S. cerevisiae Mum2, a protein essential for meiotic DNA replication and sporulation; induced by alpha pheromone in SpiderM medium; transcript regulated by Tup1), translating into MSSNDSADYRNKFWSSTSRQVGTSFQPLGKEESYANRYPLVRSETFPPTKDETPYSSIDSSANKYMKNTMINAPSYIPYYRKDDSFEMLQEDYNKLKGELILKNQIIKNLTDQISIMTKTDQPPTFMAPKNHYQLFQDLSKTLQEKSTELQETNQRLEAVLVANSENYDVEELSHKLVHRLTQLQQENENLLKIISFGNKTNLLIEIGLLKHEIELLKKGKDGFVL; encoded by the coding sequence ATGCTGTCTAACGACTCTGCTGATTACCGCAACAAGTTCTGGTCATCGACCAGCCGACAAGTAGGCACTTCGTTCCAGCCGCTAGGCAAAGAAGAATCGTATGCCAATCGGTACCCCCTAGTCAGATCAGAAACCTTCCCACCAACCAAAGATGAAACACCATACTCCTCAATCGATAGCAGCGCCAACAAGTACATGAAAAATACCATGATCAACGCCCCTAGCTATATCCCGTACTACCGCAAAGACGACTCCTTCGAAATGTTGCAGGAAGACTATAACAAACTCAAGGGCGAGTTGATCTTGAAAAaccaaatcatcaaaaacTTGACGGACCAGATAAGTATCATGACCAAGACCGACCAGCCACCAACGTTTATGGCACCGAAAAACCACTACCAACTATTCCAGGATTTGCTGAAAACATTGCAGGAAAAGTCAACGGAGTTACAGGAAACCAACCAACGACTCGAGGCAGTGTTAGTTGCAAATAGCGAAAACTATGACGTCGAAGAGTTGAGCCACAAACTAGTCCATCGTTTAACACAATTGCAACAGGAAAACGAAAActtgttgaaaattatcAGTTTCGGCAACAAGACAAACTTATTGATTGAGATTGGATTGTTAAAGCACGAGATCgagttgttgaaaaaggGAAAAGACGGTTTTGTCTTGTGA
- a CDS encoding uncharacterized protein (Putative transcription factor containing a Zn(2)-Cys(6) binuclear cluster) has product MTEDTVQVYVYDLSQGLARVYSPMLLGISIDAIYHTSVVIRNKEYYLDQGIKVNSPPGHTKYGTPIEVLEIGTTGVDDELLNDFINELKNHDEMKYHAVNYNLFTNNCNHFTDVVIDFLCGKNLEDRILKLPDTVLNTPNGQLLQQMLGQNFV; this is encoded by the coding sequence ATGACTGAAGACACAGTGCAAGTATATGTGTACGACTTATCACAGGGCCTAGCCAGAGTCTACTCGCCCATGCTCTTGGGCATTCTGATAGACGCCATCTACCACACCTCGGTGGTTATCCGAAACAAAGAGTACTACCTCGACCAAGGAATTAAGGTCAACTCGCCACCGGGCCATACCAAGTACGGTACACCCATCGAAGTATTAGAGATTGGCACAACCGGGGTGGACGACGAGTTGCTCAACGACTTCATCAACGAACTAAAGAACCACGACGAAATGAAGTACCACGCCGTCAACTACAACTTATTCACAAACAACTGCAACCACTTCACAGATGTGGTAATTGACTTTTTATGTGGCAAAAATTTAGAGGACAGGATATTAAAGTTGCCAGACACGGTGTTAAACACACCAAATGGGCAGCTATTACAACAAATGCTAGGACAAAATTTTGtatag
- the EST1 gene encoding Est1p (Telomerase subunit; allosteric activator of catalytic activity, but not required for catalytic activity; has TPR domain): protein MFAGSVCVIYKSVTTKKNFFLFLFTNSYALAMAYTDEIQLYKTKLDDILAKKYIDQSLLVGFTASLQAKFYGWIVADLDRYHHNLGLPFRTIDLFETLWADFHSPIIKFFQHQHAVVFEEINNNLKECQREGKPGSFKVKPVEMRKINDSFIKFIKDVFGFYSKLLKYFVTHYRNSYLPKKFMESFNFTVEKSAVYCADDNFQANVLYLVHRCCLSLGDIHRHRTFIETSFVTPASSNREYFRIRSSTDKTFLFPAYSKALQYYHLCIMLLPALNEPYNHIGVIYNLVDEKFTAVYWFLRSQFTRIPDYKLGLANLTKLLQKHWFTTALVDIVKSTPERRFSNTRIMNVYLVCLIGYIYCPEKYKSGPNIVKKISFSKIETDFFKMLDKNFEEEVVLQQLVVAFSFLKLDGQEKLVKFTFRFVERVLGCLKTQESLVILRFLLNVLRENQEFLKVFQSRKKCVVYLCAVLNKYYQEVSHRPTRAYYFWEDVHFRDFSLIKYQFKDFRDDGIFEANDIDVLVGDYAGDRSNENDLRAKAVLVLGKKILGGAEGYEVKEADKLSIKRRDQAVVVPQSLEEIQSLISNQAKELCMDIDQGMQNMVDKLVEDDPIW, encoded by the coding sequence ATGTTTGCGGGTAGTGTTTGCGTAATTTATAAAAGTGtcacaacaaaaaaaaatttttttctttttcttttcaccAACAGTTATGCTCTAGCCATGGCATATACAGATGAGATTCAACTATATAAAACCAAACTTGATGATATTTTAGCGAAAAAGTATATTGACCAGTCGTTATTGGTTGGGTTTACTGCGTCGTTGCAAGCCAAGTTTTATGGGTGGATTGTTGCCGACTTGGATAGGTACCACCACAATTTGGGGTTGCCGTTTCGTACcattgatttgtttgagACGTTGTGGGCAGATTTTCATTCGCCGATTATCAAGTTTTTCCAGCACCAGCATGCCGTTGTGTTTGAAGAgattaacaacaacctcAAAGAGTGTCAACGGGAAGGGAAACCGGGGAGTTTTAAAGTCAAGCCAGTGGAGATGAGGAAGATTAACGATAGTTTTATCAAGTTTATCAAGGATGTGTTTGGGTTTTATTCGAAATTGCTAAAGTATTTTGTTACGCACTATAGGAACTCGTACTTGCCAAAGAAGTTTATGGAGTCGTTTAATTTTACGGTCGAGAAACTGGCGGTGTATTGTGCTGACGATAATTTCCAGGCCAATGTATTGTACCTCGTGCACAGGTGCTGTTTGTCGTTGGGGGATATACACCGACACCGGACATTTATAGAGACGAGTTTTGTCACGCCGGCGTCGTCGAACAGAGAGTATTTCCGGATCCGGTCAAGCACTGACAAGACGTTTTTGTTTCCGGCGTACTCCAAGGCGTTGCAGTACTACCATTTGTGCATTATGTTGTTGCCGGCGTTGAACGAGCCGTATAACCATATTGGGGTGATCTACAACTTGGTCGATGAAAAGTTTACTGCCGTATACTGGTTTTTGCGGTCGCAGTTTACGCGGATCCCAGACTACAAGTTGGGGCTTGCCAATTTGACCAAGTTGTTGCAGAAACACTGGTTTACGACGGCGTTGGTGGATATTGTCAAGTCGACGCCAGAACGGCGCTTTAGCAACACCAGGATAATGAATGTGTACTTGGTGTGTTTGATTGGGTATATATATTGTCCGGAAAAGTACAAGAGTGGCCCCAATATTGTCAAGAAGATTCTGTTTTCTAAGATTGAGACAGACTTTTTCAAGATGTTGGACAAGAATTTTGAGGAAGAGGTGGTGTTGCAGCAGCTTGTGGTGGCGTTTTCGTTTTTAAAGTTGGATGGCCAAGAAAAGTTAGTAAAGTTTACGTTTAGGTTTGTGGAGAGGGTATTGGGGTGTTTGAAAACCCAGGAGTCGTTGGTGATTCTAAGgtttttgttgaatgtATTGCGTGAGAACCAAGAGTTTTTGAAGGTGTTTCAGTCGCGGAAAAAGTGTGTGGTGTACTTGTGTGCGGTGTTGAATAAGTACTACCAGGAGGTTAGTCACCGCCCGACGCGTGCCTACTATTTCTGGGAGGATGTGCATTTCCGGGACTTTTCGTTGATCAAGTACCAGTTTAAGGATTTTAGAGACGATGGGATATTTGAGGCGAATGATATAGATGTGTTGGTCGGGGATTATGCGGGAGATAGACTGAATGAGAATGATCTACGTGCTAAGGCGGTGTTGGTGCTAGGCAAGAAAATATTAGGTGGGGCCGAAGGGTATGAAGTGAAGGAGGCCGATAAGTTGTCTATCAAGAGACGCGACCAGGCTGTGGTGGTGCCGCAGTCTCTTGAAGAAATCCAGCTGCTTATATCGAACCAGGCAAAGGAACTTTGTATGGACATTGACCAAGGCATGCAAAATATGGTTGACAAACTAGTAGAAGATGATCCGATCTGGTGA
- the DES1 gene encoding Des1p (Putative delta-4 sphingolipid desaturase; planktonic growth-induced gene): protein MDAEIKHRNSDKTFKFVTPPADSSIEVLNDFYWTDTDEPHVARRKMILQKYPEVTKLTGHEPKTKWYVMGVVLLQLGIAYYLRHTPVFSWKFLTLAYVIGATANQAIFLAIHELSHNLLFRKPLHNKLFAVFANIPIGVPYSASFQPYHQLHHKFLGDMYLDTDLPTEYEGRFLSSMPGKLFFAIFQIFFYALRPMFITQIKFTYVHLVNVVFQLIFDHVMVTCWGWKALGYFIVSTFLAGSLHPCAGHFIAEHYVLNENNVPRHQKIGGTNISKELLPAETYSYYGTLNMLTWNVGYHNEHHDFPYIAWTRLPELRRIAAEFYDPLPQVTSWCGVIWWFIFNDVNTVWNRVKREGKEKHGYRINRLDEN, encoded by the coding sequence ATGGACGCTGAAATCAAGCATAGGAACTCGGACAAGACGTTCAAGTTTGTCACTCCCCCAGCAGACTCGTCTATTGAAGTGTTGAATGATTTTTACTGGACAGATACTGATGAGCCACATGTGGCCAGGAGAAAGATGATTCTTCAAAAGTATCCTGAGGTTACGAAATTGACGGGCCACGAGCCCAAGACCAAGTGGTATGTTATGGGGGTGGTGTTGTTACAGCTTGGGATTGCCTACTACCTTAGACACACGCCGGTTTTTTCATGGAAGTTTTTGACGTTGGCGTATGTTATTGGAGCCACAGCCAACCAGGCGATTTTCCTTGCCATTCACGAGTTGTCCCACAACTTGTTGTTTAGAAAGCCGTTGCACAATAAATTGTTTGCTGTGTTTGCCAATATTCCTATTGGGGTGCCATACTCGGCCTCGTTCCAGCCATACCACCAGTTGCACCACAAGTTTCTTGGTGACATGTACTTGGATACTGATTTGCCTACTGAATATGAAGGGAGGTTTTTGTCGAGCATGCCTGGCAAGTTGTTTTTTGCGATATTCcagattttcttttatgCGTTGAGACCGATGTTTATTACTCAGATCAAGTTTACGTATGTGCATTTAGTGAATGTTGTGTTCCAGCTTATTTTTGATCATGTTATGGTGACATGCTGGGGGTGGAAGGCGTTGGGGTACTTTATTGTGAGCACGTTTTTGGCGGGGTCGTTGCACCCATGTGCTGGCCACTTTATTGCTGAGCATTATGTGTTGAATGAGAATAATGTGCCACGCCACCAAAAGATTGGCGGGACAAACATTTCGAAAGAGTTGTTGCCGGCCGAGACCTACTCGTACTATGGGACGTTGAACATGCTTACATGGAATGTTGGGTACCACAATGAGCACCATGATTTTCCATACATTGCGTGGACGAGGTTGCCAGAGTTGAGGCGAATTGCTGCAGAGTTTTACGATCCGTTGCCACAGGTTACGTCGTGGTGTGGAGTTATCTGGTGGTTTATATTCAATGATGTGAATACGGTATGGAATAGAGTTAAGCGTGAAGGTAAAGAGAAACACGGATATAGAATTAATAGGTTAGACGAGAACTAA
- the HTS1 gene encoding histidine--tRNA ligase (Putative tRNA-His synthetase; downregulated upon phagocytosis by murine macrophage; stationary phase enriched protein; Spider biofilm repressed) gives MIKRLLMTATKPKKGKAQDFVLKTPKGTKDWADKDMVLREAIFGTLSTLFKKHGGVTIDTPVFELREILTGKYGEDSKLIYNLEDQGGELTSLRYDLTVPFARFVACNNIASIKRYHIAKVYRRDQPAMTKGRMREFYQCDFDIAGNYDTMVPDSEILALLCDGLNGLGIQDFKVKLNHRKILDGIFQACGVKEEDVRKISSAVDKLDKSPWEVVKKEMVVEKGQPEEVADKIGEFVKHNGSIREVLEYLQSSEILKSNDSAQKGIEEMQILADYVDAFDITQYLSFDLSLARGLDYYTGLIYEAVTAASAPPENATELKAKSKDDDASAYVGVGSIAAGGRYDNLVGMFSNGKSIPCVGVSFGVERLFSIIKNRANLNNISANHTDVFVMAFGGGEGWNGFLKERMEITNKLWKAGINAEYLYKSKANIRKQFDAAEKAGAKLAVILGKEEYPQGQLRIKVLGQGEENEGELVTKDELLAAVQAKLSSDIDDISRIIKGL, from the coding sequence ATGATCAAACGACTACTCATGACTGCCACCAAGCccaaaaaaggaaaagcTCAAGACTTTGTATTGAAAACACCAAAGGGTACCAAAGACTGGGCCGACAAAGATATGGTCCTCAGAGAGGCCATCTTCGGGACATTATCGACTCTATTCAAAAAGCACGGTGGTGTAACCATCGACACACCCGTTTTCGAATTGAGAGAAATATTGACTGGAAAATACGGTGAAGACTCGAAATTGATCTACAACTTAGAAGACCAAGGTGGAGAACTCACTTCCTTGAGATACGACTTGACTGTTCCGTTCGCCAGATTCGTCGCATGCAACAATATCGCCAGCATCAAAAGATACCACATTGCCAAAGTCTACAGAAGAGACCAGCCAGCCATGACCAAAGGGAGAATGAGAGAGTTTTACCAATGCGATTTCGATATTGCCGGAAACTACGACACAATGGTCCCAGACTCAGAAATCTTGGCATTATTGTGTGATGGGTTAAATGGATTGGGAATCCAAGACTTTAAAGTGAAACTCAACCATAGAAAAATTTTAGATGGTATCTTCCAAGCATGTGGGgttaaagaagaagatgtgAGAAAGATTTCCTCTGCAGTCGACAAACTCGACAAATCGCCATGGGAAGTggtcaaaaaagaaatggtCGTCGAAAAAGGTCAACCAGAAGAAGTCGCCGACAAGATCGGTGAGTTTGTCAAACACAACGGGTCAATTCGTGAGGTGTTGGAGTACTTGCAATCGAGTGAAATCCTCAAGTCCAACGACTCAGCACAAAAAGGAATCGAGGAAATGCAAATCTTGGCCGACTACGTTGACGCATTCGATATCACCCAATACTTGTCGTTCGACTTGTCATTGGCTAGAGGGTTGGACTACTATACTGGTTTAATCTACGAAGCTGTTACTGCCGCCTCAGCACCACCAGAAAACGCTACCGAATTAAAAGCTAAATCCAAAGACGATGACGCATCGGCATATGTCGGTGTCGGGTCCATCGCTGCTGGTGGCCGTTACGACAATTTAGTGGGTATGTTCTCCAACGGTAAATCCATCCCTTGTGTTGGTGTATCGTTTGGTGTTGAGAGATTATTCTCCATCATCAAGAACCGTGCCAATCTCAACAACATCTCCGCCAACCACACTGACGTGTTTGTTATGGCATTTGGCGGCGGCGAAGGCTGGAACGGGTTcttaaaagaaagaatgGAAATCACCAACAAGTTATGGAAAGCTGGGATCAACGCCGAGTACTTGTACAAATCCAAAGCCAACATTCGTAAACAATTCGATGCCGCCGAAAAGGCCGGCGCCAAATTAGCTGTCATTCTTGGTAAAGAAGAGTACCCACAAGGCCAATTACGAATCAAAGTGTTGGGCCAGGGAGAGGAAAACGAAGGTGAGTTGGTCACCAAAGATGAACTACTTGCTGCTGTCCAGGCCAAGCTCAGCTCTGACATCGACGACATTTCTCGCATAATCAAGGGTCTTTAG
- the CTA24 gene encoding Cta24p (Putative transcription factor; positive regulator of gene expression; Efg1-repressed; member of a family of telomere-proximal genes; transcript upregulated in RHE model of oral candidiasis), with the protein MPENLQTRLHNSLDEILKSSGYIFEIIDQNRKQSNVITSPNNELIQKSITQSLNGEIQNFHAILDQTVSKLNDAEWCLGVMVEKKKKHDELKVKEEAARKKREEEAKKKAEEAKKAEEIKKAEEAKKVEEAKKAEEAKKAEEAKKAEEAKKAEEAAKKAEEAAPQKFDNFDDFIGFDINDNTNDEDILSNMDYEDLKLDDKVPATTDNNLDMNNILENDESILDGLNMTLLDNGDHVNEEFDVDSFLNQFGN; encoded by the coding sequence ATGCCAGAAAACCTCCAAACAAGATTACATAACTCACTCGACgagatattgaaatcatcagGATACATATTTGAGATAATCGACCAAAACAGAAAGCAAAGCAATGTGATAACTAGCCCCAACAACGAACTAATCCAAAAATCCATAACCCAACTGCTCAACGGCGAAATCCAAAACTTCCATGCTATTCTAGACCAAACAGTGTCGAAACTCAATGATGCAGAGTGGTGTCTCGGCGTTATggttgaaaagaaaaagaaacatgACGAATTGAAAGTCAAAGAAGAAGCGGCAAGAAAGAAACGTGAAGAAGAGGCCAAGAAGAAGGCAGAGGAGGCCAAGAAAGCAGAGGAAATCAAGAAGGCAGAGGAGGCAAAGAAAGTAGAGGAAGCAAAGAAAGCAGAGGAAGCAAAGAAGGCAGAAGAGGCCAAGAAAGCAGAGGAAGCAAAGAAAGCAGAAGAAGCAGCAAAGAAAGCAGAGGAGGCCGCCCCACAAAAGTTTGACAACTTTGACGACTTTATTGGCTTTGACATCAACGACAATACCAACGACGAAGACATCTTGTCCAACATGGACTACGAGGACCTAAAATTGGACGACAAAGTACCTGCCACCACAGACAACAACTTGGACATGAACAACATACTTGAAAACGACGAGCTGATACTAGACGGGTTGAACATGACATTGCTCGACAATGGCGACCACGTAAATGAAGAGTTTGATGTAGACAGCTTTTTAAACCAGTTTGGTAATTAG